The DNA region TTGAGCCTCGAACAAGTACGTAAATATGCCAAGGAGCAACTGACTCCCTATAAGGTGCCCCACCTGGTGGAGTTTCGCAAAGAATTACCCAAAACCAATGTGGGTAAAATTTTGCGCAGGGAATTGCGCGATCAGGAAGTCGCTGCGAAAAAGGCGTGATCAGCATTTATCTGACTGCACAAACCCGCGCGTGGTAATTCACGGGCGGGTTGTTTTTTCTGAATAACGGTTAAAAGGAGTCGCTATGTTTGACGTAATTGATAGTTCTGTCATTATTTTTGTTGCACTTGCCATCTTTCTGATTATGAAAGTGGTAAAGAGTGTACCCCAGGGGCATAACTGGACAGTAGAGCGTTTCGGAAAATTCACCCGCCTGTTGCATCCCGGCCTGAATTTAATTGTGCCCTTTATCGATAACGTTGGCCGCAAGGTGATCGTTATGGAGCAGGTACTGGATATCCAGCCCCAGGAAGTGATCAGTGCGGATAACGCTATGGTTACTGCAGATGCCGTGTGTTTTTTCCAGATAATGGATGCGGCAAAAGCCTCTTATGAAGTCAATAACCTGCATCACGCCATGCAAAACCTGGTAATGACCAATATTCGTGCAGTCCTGGGTTCTATGGAGCTGGACCAGATCCTGTCAAATCGCGATAGCATTAATACCAGCCTGTTGTTGAAGGTCGATGAAGCGACATCGCCCTGGGGTATTAAGGTCACGCGTATTGAAATTAAAGACATTACCCCGCCGCGCGATCTGGTCGATGCAATGGCAAACCAAATGAAAGCCGAGCGTGAAAAGCGGGCGCAAATCCTGCGTGCAGAAGGTGAGCGCGAGGCA from Cellvibrio japonicus Ueda107 includes:
- a CDS encoding SPFH domain-containing protein, with translation MFDVIDSSVIIFVALAIFLIMKVVKSVPQGHNWTVERFGKFTRLLHPGLNLIVPFIDNVGRKVIVMEQVLDIQPQEVISADNAMVTADAVCFFQIMDAAKASYEVNNLHHAMQNLVMTNIRAVLGSMELDQILSNRDSINTSLLLKVDEATSPWGIKVTRIEIKDITPPRDLVDAMANQMKAEREKRAQILRAEGEREAAIKVAEGEKRAQILKAEGAREAAFLEAEAREREAQAEAKATQFVSDAIAAGNPQAINYFIAQKYVDALGTLAASDNGKVILMPLEASSVIGSIGGINELIKSAVDSSAKK